The DNA sequence acataatattatatataattaatttaatttgaatctacctgtaattgtttatttgtgtACAAACGATTCCGTACTGTTTTTATGAGATGAGGTGCATCCGAAAATACAAAGACTTTTCTCGAAGGATCAAAaggtttataaaatagtttttaaaatcaattttcttagctcaaatctattaaatcatgttcaattttaataaaaaatatgattaataatattgtgtaaataaaattaccgcTAATGAATTCCACATGGTTCTATTAGTAGAAGCCCCGTCAGAAGTTAATCCAACTACCTCTCCTCTAGAGTcttctattaataaaatagcctTAACAACTAATTTAGCTAGATCAACTCctgtgaataattataatttcatattatctaggtatttttattcaataagaaataatattacattattaccttTTATAGGTCCATGCGAAGCAAATACTGCTACAGGTTGTGCCACATTTTCTTCTAGACTTTGCCACATATAGACTAACCCATGGTTAGCCTTCAAGTTGCTTTCTTGTTTGGATTCAATTTCATCTCCACAATCTTCTAACCCTGTATACGTTAATGTCCTACTACTGACACTAATACTCTCCCGTAAGAACATTTCGTCCAATAAAAGTATGCCTTtacattgaaatttatttttggtactaaatttcttttttaaaagtttgaataGATTTGGATCAAATCCACAACCGATTTTAATGGAAGTAAATATTTCCGAACTGTGTTGATGCATGGCAAAGGAAGAATATTATGGTCACGTAAAAATTTATACCCAGTTGGTGATCTGAAAAAaagcaaatcattaaaatatctagtACAACTCATGATGTACAGCTTTACCttatttgaaacaataaacAGAGTAATAtccagttttcaaaatattttctgtttttggAGTTGACGACTTTGGAagctttaaatatttcaaaaattaagtcCTTTTGACAGTTAGGAACATTAGAGTTCTTTAAAATttgacttaaatttttatttgatattccaACCATTTCTTCTTTAAAAGTTTCAgacatagtatttatttttatggttgctcttaaatattttcttttaacaatGTCTTTAGTTTTTTGCAATTTGACagtctttttctttttgttggatgaaaaatatatccttGAGTTTTGTCTAGCTTTCTTATTTGTTAATACTGTACCATAGCTTTTTGCACCACACACAAATATCactgttaacataatatttaaattttatataattaaaattttacggaattttattgtgttccattgatattaattatatttaagttggcCATTTTTAGGTTAGGTCCATTGGTTAGGTAAACAAAAGCGGGTCGGGCCGCCAAGGCGAGCGGTGCGCCGGTGCGGTGGAGAAACTGGTTTTGG is a window from the Aphis gossypii isolate Hap1 unplaced genomic scaffold, ASM2018417v2 Contig00953, whole genome shotgun sequence genome containing:
- the LOC126555620 gene encoding uncharacterized protein LOC126555620; translated protein: MHQHSSEIFTSIKIGCGFDPNLFKLLKKKFSTKNKFQCKGILLLDEMFLRESISVSSRTLTYTGLEDCGDEIESKQESNLKANHGLVYMWQSLEENVAQPVAVFASHGPIKGVDLAKLVVKAILLIEDSRGEVVGLTSDGASTNRTMWNSLAI